From Prevotella melaninogenica, the proteins below share one genomic window:
- a CDS encoding DUF4249 domain-containing protein, with translation MKKIFFLLFLALSVMSCKDDFSVSNLPDAKPKLVVYCMPSTSDTTYITVSRSIPLKQYNTTEKNVMIDDAVISYQLNGQTRTVTALGNGRYRVVGQQKAGDKVQLRVEAQGLEAVESSTEIPQPIGISNIATRMVRMKKDPSANVEDFLQLQATFTDPAQTHDYYAVRVKSKKLRYLYITCFKNMGGYMQEVMSYYSYADYMEGRKSNSYDSVAVRYDLETAYIPISTASEPLLNPLSDIDDDFDFSSDFYKQFYVFDDATINGKTYTLRLNVEPYTGIKDETKASLAELKTKYGIEEGLQLEFYHIAPAYYRFLQALNDVSNNSLAQAGLSTIRTTYSNMLNGMGICAGFNMSIKKH, from the coding sequence ATGAAAAAGATATTTTTCCTCCTCTTCCTTGCCCTATCGGTGATGAGTTGCAAGGATGATTTCAGTGTCAGCAACCTGCCTGATGCAAAGCCAAAGTTGGTTGTCTATTGTATGCCTTCTACTTCCGACACCACTTATATCACGGTGTCACGTAGCATACCTTTGAAACAATATAACACAACAGAGAAGAATGTGATGATTGATGATGCAGTAATCAGCTATCAATTGAACGGACAAACGAGGACGGTGACTGCCTTGGGCAATGGTCGTTATCGTGTCGTTGGACAGCAGAAGGCGGGCGATAAGGTGCAGTTGCGTGTTGAAGCGCAGGGCTTAGAGGCTGTCGAGTCATCTACGGAGATTCCACAACCGATTGGTATCAGCAATATTGCCACACGTATGGTACGTATGAAGAAAGACCCTTCGGCAAACGTAGAAGACTTCCTGCAGCTGCAAGCCACCTTCACCGACCCTGCCCAGACACACGATTATTATGCTGTGCGCGTCAAGAGTAAGAAGTTGCGCTACCTTTATATTACCTGTTTTAAAAATATGGGTGGCTATATGCAGGAGGTGATGAGCTACTATTCTTACGCTGACTATATGGAGGGACGTAAGAGCAACAGCTATGATAGTGTGGCTGTAAGATACGACTTGGAAACAGCGTATATACCTATCTCAACGGCAAGTGAACCGCTTCTGAACCCATTGTCAGACATTGACGATGATTTCGACTTCAGTAGTGACTTTTATAAGCAGTTCTATGTCTTCGATGATGCGACAATCAATGGCAAGACTTACACACTTCGTCTGAACGTTGAACCTTACACTGGAATAAAAGATGAGACCAAAGCGTCTTTGGCAGAGCTCAAGACAAAATATGGTATAGAGGAAGGATTACAGTTAGAGTTCTATCACATCGCCCCAGCCTACTACCGTTTCCTACAGGCTTTGAACGATGTTTCGAACAATTCCCTTGCTCAAGCGGGCCTCTCTACTATCCGTACCACCTACAGCAATATGCTGAATGGTATGGGAATCTGTGCTGGGTTTAATATGAGTATCAAAAAGCATTAA
- a CDS encoding TonB-dependent receptor — protein MNKQFLLAALWLSPLGLYAHKANGIGAVTWKNEAPKERMIRGIDEDKTHQRFTLSGYVKDRNGEPLINATIYDLTTRQGTMTNAYGHFSLTLGEGQHEIRCSYVGYKTLIETIDLSANQNHDIILQNEAQLDEVVVTTDLNSPLLKTQTGKLSLSQKDIKTEYALLSSPDVIKTLQRTSGVADGMELASGLYVHGGNGDENLFLLDGTPLYHTNHSLGLFSSFNADVVKNVDFYKSGFPARYGGRLSSVIDVRTADGDLYNTHGSYRIGLLDGAFHIGGPIRKGKTSYNFGLRRSWMDLLTRPAFAIMNHKSDNEDKLSMSYFFHDINFKLTNIFNERSRMSLSVYSGEDRLDAKDEWHSNNSSGYNDVDIYVNRFHWGNFNVALDWNYQFSPKLFANFTAVYTHNRSTVSSSDEWRFTRPGEKEQLTLTSHGYRSSIDDIGYRAAFDFRPSPRHHIRFGQDYTYHRFQPQTYNRFDNYQTNSEAKADTIATHSYNKNVAHQLTFYAEDEMTLNEKWSLNGGVNADVFHISGKTFATLSPRLSMKFQPTERLSLKASYTLMSQFVHKIANSFLDLPTDYWVPTTARLHPMRSWQVAAGAYMKPNKHWLLSLEAYYKRSSHILQYSSWAGLEPPAANWDYMVMEGDGRSYGVELDADYNISNLNLHGSYTLSWTEKKFDDFYDGWYYDKFDNRHKLTLTGRWNITKKIAAFAAWTFRTGNRMTIPTQYIGLPDVPAQEQGGLTFNSSDDNTLNFAYEKPNNVILPAYHRLDIGFDFHHTTKKGHERIWNLSFYNAYCHLNSLWVRVKIDGNNQMKIKNIAFIPVIPSFSYTFKF, from the coding sequence ATGAATAAACAGTTTTTATTAGCTGCCTTATGGCTCAGCCCTTTGGGATTGTATGCACATAAGGCTAACGGGATTGGTGCGGTAACATGGAAAAACGAAGCGCCAAAAGAAAGAATGATTCGGGGCATTGATGAGGACAAGACGCACCAGCGTTTTACACTCAGTGGATATGTGAAAGACCGTAACGGAGAACCACTTATCAATGCAACTATCTACGACCTCACCACACGACAAGGCACGATGACGAATGCCTACGGACATTTCTCGCTCACATTGGGCGAAGGACAACACGAAATAAGGTGTAGCTACGTAGGATATAAAACCCTTATTGAGACCATTGACCTATCTGCAAACCAAAACCATGACATCATCTTGCAAAACGAAGCACAGTTGGATGAGGTGGTTGTGACGACAGACCTGAACTCACCTTTGTTGAAAACGCAGACTGGAAAACTCTCTCTCTCACAGAAAGATATTAAAACGGAGTACGCACTGTTGAGTAGTCCGGACGTTATCAAGACCTTACAGCGTACGAGCGGTGTGGCTGACGGTATGGAACTTGCCAGCGGTCTCTACGTTCATGGTGGTAATGGCGACGAAAACCTCTTCTTACTCGACGGCACACCTCTCTATCATACTAACCATTCATTAGGTCTTTTCTCCTCGTTCAATGCCGATGTTGTGAAGAATGTCGACTTCTACAAGAGCGGTTTCCCAGCACGTTATGGCGGTCGTCTGTCAAGTGTCATCGACGTTCGCACGGCTGATGGCGACCTTTATAACACCCACGGCAGCTATCGTATCGGCTTACTCGATGGTGCCTTCCATATCGGGGGACCTATCAGAAAGGGTAAGACATCCTATAACTTCGGTTTGCGTCGTAGCTGGATGGACCTCCTCACGCGTCCTGCCTTTGCAATAATGAACCACAAGAGCGACAATGAGGATAAGTTGAGTATGTCGTATTTCTTCCATGACATAAACTTCAAGTTGACCAATATCTTCAACGAACGTTCGCGAATGTCGCTGAGTGTCTACTCTGGTGAGGACCGATTGGATGCAAAAGACGAGTGGCACAGTAACAATAGCAGTGGTTATAATGACGTAGACATCTATGTGAATCGCTTCCACTGGGGTAACTTCAATGTTGCCTTAGACTGGAACTATCAGTTCTCACCGAAGCTCTTTGCTAACTTCACAGCCGTCTATACGCACAATCGCTCAACGGTTAGCAGCTCAGACGAGTGGAGATTTACACGCCCCGGAGAGAAAGAACAACTAACATTGACCTCTCATGGCTATCGTTCATCTATTGATGACATTGGCTATCGAGCAGCTTTCGACTTCCGTCCAAGCCCGCGTCATCACATTCGCTTTGGTCAGGACTATACCTATCATCGCTTCCAGCCACAGACTTACAACCGTTTTGATAACTATCAAACCAATAGTGAGGCAAAGGCTGACACGATTGCGACCCACAGTTATAATAAGAATGTGGCACATCAGCTGACCTTCTATGCCGAAGACGAGATGACACTCAACGAGAAATGGAGCCTCAACGGGGGTGTGAATGCCGATGTCTTCCATATTAGCGGTAAGACCTTCGCAACGCTGAGTCCACGTCTTTCGATGAAGTTCCAGCCAACGGAGCGTCTGTCTCTTAAGGCAAGCTACACGCTGATGAGCCAGTTTGTACACAAGATTGCCAACTCCTTCCTCGATCTTCCAACCGACTACTGGGTGCCAACGACGGCTCGACTACACCCGATGCGCTCTTGGCAGGTGGCAGCAGGAGCTTATATGAAACCTAACAAGCACTGGTTGCTCTCGTTGGAGGCTTACTACAAGCGTTCAAGTCATATCCTACAGTATTCAAGTTGGGCAGGATTAGAGCCACCAGCTGCCAACTGGGACTACATGGTAATGGAGGGTGACGGTCGCTCTTATGGTGTTGAATTGGATGCTGATTACAACATTTCCAACCTCAATCTGCACGGTTCTTATACCCTCTCATGGACTGAGAAGAAGTTTGATGACTTCTACGATGGTTGGTATTATGATAAGTTTGACAACCGTCATAAGCTCACCCTCACCGGAAGATGGAACATCACAAAGAAGATTGCAGCCTTTGCAGCATGGACATTCCGCACGGGTAACCGCATGACAATCCCTACTCAGTATATCGGATTGCCTGACGTTCCAGCGCAGGAGCAGGGAGGATTGACCTTTAACTCATCTGATGACAACACGTTGAACTTTGCTTACGAAAAGCCTAACAACGTTATCTTGCCGGCTTATCACCGTCTTGACATCGGCTTCGACTTCCATCATACCACCAAGAAGGGGCATGAGCGCATCTGGAACCTCAGTTTCTACAATGCTTATTGCCACCTGAACTCACTCTGGGTACGTGTGAAAATCGACGGCAATAACCAGATGAAGATAAAGAACATAGCGTTCATCCCTGTGATTCCATCGTTCAGTTACACATTTAAATTCTAA